A region from the Cryptosporangium arvum DSM 44712 genome encodes:
- a CDS encoding ABC transporter ATP-binding protein, with protein sequence MAAIEMRNIVKEYGDGFKAVNDVSIDIADGEFMILVGPSGCGKSTLLRMIVGLEDITGGDMLIGGNRVNEKAPRDRNLSMVFQNYALYPHLSVFENIAFPLRLKKGVAESEIRQRVEEAAATLELTEHLQRKPANLSGGQRQRVAMGRAIVRQADAFLFDEPLSNLDAKLRGQMRTEISRMQRRLGTTTVYVTHDQTEAMTLGDRVAVLRRGVLQQVASPRELYEQPVNLFVAGFIGSPPMNFLPAVVDGATLRLPFFELGLDDELARRVDGHDLLLAGIRPEYFEAARATDKDYGATFRARVDVTEWLGDSQYAYLPFEAPEQIARQLAELAAELDSEALRTQVVASIDSMTRLRENAEAEFWVDTRRIHLFDPRTGDNLTRDEAAAAELAQQEEEEVRVRAADH encoded by the coding sequence ATGGCCGCCATCGAGATGCGCAACATCGTCAAGGAGTACGGCGACGGCTTCAAAGCCGTGAACGACGTCAGCATCGACATCGCCGACGGCGAGTTCATGATCCTGGTCGGCCCGTCGGGCTGCGGGAAGTCGACGCTGCTGCGGATGATCGTCGGGCTGGAGGACATCACCGGTGGGGACATGCTCATCGGCGGCAACCGGGTGAACGAGAAGGCTCCCCGCGACCGCAACCTCTCGATGGTCTTCCAGAACTACGCGCTCTACCCGCACCTGTCGGTGTTCGAGAACATCGCGTTCCCGCTGCGCCTGAAGAAGGGCGTGGCCGAGTCGGAGATCCGGCAGCGGGTCGAGGAGGCCGCGGCCACGCTCGAACTGACCGAGCACCTCCAGCGCAAACCCGCGAACCTCTCCGGCGGGCAGCGCCAGCGGGTCGCGATGGGCCGGGCGATCGTGCGTCAGGCCGACGCGTTCCTGTTCGACGAACCGCTCTCCAACCTCGACGCGAAGCTGCGCGGCCAGATGCGTACCGAGATCTCCCGGATGCAGCGCCGCCTGGGCACCACCACGGTCTACGTCACCCACGACCAGACCGAGGCGATGACGCTCGGCGACCGGGTCGCGGTGCTGCGCCGGGGCGTCCTGCAGCAGGTCGCCAGCCCGCGCGAGCTCTACGAGCAGCCGGTGAACCTGTTCGTGGCCGGGTTCATCGGGTCACCGCCGATGAACTTCCTGCCCGCGGTGGTGGACGGCGCGACGCTCCGGCTGCCGTTCTTCGAACTCGGTCTCGACGACGAGCTGGCTCGCCGGGTCGACGGGCACGACCTGCTGCTGGCCGGCATCCGCCCGGAGTACTTCGAGGCCGCGCGGGCGACCGACAAGGACTACGGGGCGACGTTCCGGGCGCGGGTGGACGTCACCGAGTGGCTCGGTGACTCGCAGTACGCCTACCTGCCGTTCGAAGCGCCGGAACAGATCGCCCGGCAGCTGGCCGAGCTGGCCGCCGAACTCGACAGCGAGGCGTTGCGCACCCAGGTCGTCGCGTCCATCGACTCGATGACCCGGCTGCGTGAGAACGCCGAGGCGGAGTTCTGGGTCGACACCCGGCGCATCCACCTGTTCGACCCGCGCACCGGGGACAACCTCACCCGCGACGAGGCCGCCGCCGCCGAACTGGCCCAGCAAGAGGAAGAAGAGGTGCGGGTCCGCGCCGCGGACCACTGA
- a CDS encoding carbohydrate ABC transporter permease — protein sequence MKASRRAEVAWIVGGLAVILYAVVPVLWIVSLSFKGGDDITNRQFLPSSFTWENYDIVFSSDLFTTALRNSIGITLIATTISVVLATLAAYAVARLEFPGKRLVLGVALAITVFPIIAIATPLFDMWRAIGLYDTWIGLIIPYLSFSLPLSVYVLSAFFREIPWEMEQAAQVDGATAWQAFRKVIVPLAAPGVATAAILTFFAVWNDFIFGITLTSSEASRPVPAALAFFTGASQFSQPTAPIAAASVIITIPVIILVLAFQRRIVAGLTAGAVKG from the coding sequence ATGAAGGCCAGCCGCCGCGCCGAGGTCGCCTGGATCGTCGGCGGCCTCGCCGTCATCCTCTACGCGGTCGTCCCGGTGCTCTGGATCGTCTCGCTCTCGTTCAAGGGCGGCGACGACATCACCAACCGGCAGTTCCTGCCCTCGTCGTTCACCTGGGAGAACTACGACATCGTCTTCTCCTCCGACCTGTTCACCACCGCGCTGCGCAACTCGATCGGCATCACGCTGATCGCCACCACGATCTCGGTGGTGCTCGCGACGCTCGCCGCCTACGCGGTGGCCCGGCTGGAGTTCCCCGGCAAACGCCTGGTGCTCGGCGTCGCGCTCGCGATCACCGTGTTCCCGATCATCGCGATCGCGACGCCGCTCTTCGACATGTGGCGCGCGATCGGGCTCTACGACACCTGGATCGGGCTGATCATCCCGTACCTGTCGTTCTCGCTGCCGCTCTCGGTGTACGTGCTCTCCGCGTTCTTCCGCGAGATCCCGTGGGAGATGGAACAGGCCGCCCAGGTCGACGGCGCGACCGCCTGGCAGGCGTTCCGCAAGGTCATCGTGCCGCTCGCGGCGCCCGGCGTGGCCACCGCCGCCATCCTGACGTTCTTCGCGGTCTGGAACGACTTCATCTTCGGCATCACGCTGACCTCCAGCGAAGCGTCCCGGCCGGTGCCGGCGGCGCTCGCGTTCTTCACCGGGGCCTCGCAGTTCTCGCAGCCGACCGCACCCATCGCCGCCGCCTCCGTGATCATCACGATCCCGGTGATCATCCTCGTCCTCGCCTTCCAGCGTCGGATCGTGGCCGGCCTCACCGCCGGCGCAGTGAAGGGATAA